From a single Endozoicomonas euniceicola genomic region:
- a CDS encoding HNH endonuclease, which produces MKLTVDFSALFRAVAPLNYAVDDFEIASQTTELDSVAKDLAIGQVLGGDIQLEDIDGSQGILNYDGHQVMLYIPDQYQKIVEVLHNGQQGRKVHVAECSTLESMRNSGRFSRYDVISRMDGLFPVFGIDPTTNRETSGEARLNVCKNCLKILNYRGFEVIPWVEKNAIVSQFDFEAFFETYSSFFKSLPEASETQTKAADYTPDWSAISSRYRRELDYHCEHCGVYLKDYTRLLHVHHINGNKTDNRRENLRGLCADCHKKQPHHGHLHVSRDDALTINTLRREQHKFDVFDYDRLQAFSDTALEGLNRKCRHYNLPTPDLGVMVKCSQKLVSIDLAWPRRKVAVLINPEDQPLLQATGWTVFTLGAAMKQFELFQNKVR; this is translated from the coding sequence TTGAAACTGACCGTTGATTTCAGCGCACTTTTCCGTGCGGTCGCGCCTCTGAATTACGCTGTTGATGATTTTGAAATCGCCAGCCAGACTACCGAGCTGGATTCAGTCGCGAAAGATCTGGCGATTGGCCAAGTGTTGGGTGGAGATATTCAGCTTGAGGACATTGACGGCTCACAGGGGATTCTTAATTACGACGGGCATCAGGTGATGCTCTATATTCCTGATCAGTATCAGAAAATTGTCGAGGTTCTCCATAACGGTCAGCAAGGCAGGAAGGTTCATGTTGCCGAGTGTTCAACCCTTGAGAGCATGAGGAACTCAGGGCGTTTTAGCCGCTATGATGTGATCAGCAGAATGGATGGCCTGTTTCCGGTCTTCGGTATAGACCCCACCACCAACAGGGAAACCAGTGGTGAGGCCCGGCTGAATGTCTGCAAGAACTGTCTGAAAATCCTGAACTACCGTGGCTTTGAAGTTATTCCATGGGTAGAGAAGAATGCCATCGTGAGCCAGTTTGATTTCGAGGCTTTTTTTGAAACCTACAGCTCCTTCTTCAAGTCACTGCCTGAAGCCAGCGAGACTCAGACAAAAGCGGCGGATTACACGCCGGACTGGTCAGCCATTTCCAGCCGCTACCGTCGTGAGCTGGATTATCACTGTGAGCATTGTGGTGTCTACCTGAAGGACTATACCCGTTTGCTTCATGTGCACCATATTAACGGCAATAAAACCGACAACCGTCGTGAAAACCTCCGTGGGCTTTGTGCCGACTGTCACAAAAAGCAGCCTCACCACGGCCACCTTCATGTCAGCCGGGACGATGCCCTGACCATCAATACTTTACGACGAGAGCAGCATAAATTCGATGTGTTTGATTATGACCGGCTGCAGGCGTTTTCCGACACGGCGCTGGAAGGGTTGAACCGAAAATGCCGTCATTACAATCTGCCAACCCCTGACCTCGGCGTAATGGTGAAGTGCAGTCAAAAGCTGGTGTCTATTGACCTGGCCTGGCCCAGAAGAAAAGTGGCTGTGCTGATTAACCCTGAAGACCAGCCCCTTCTGCAAGCCACTGGCTGGACGGTATTTACCCTGGGGGCGGCTATGAAGCAGTTTGAGCTTTTTCAGAATAAGGTTCGGTGA
- a CDS encoding recombinase family protein: protein MQTSGGHYRIFINQQRKICYARVSSGKQKSSIATQRRRLLERHPDAEFISDIASAFNFKRKGLQTILESAMCDHPTHIVVTTKGRLARSGFELIKWLVELSGGQIEVLDDSNGSGEAFDTHELIGFITSFCNNHYGQRSAKRRKDRSIKKDQNLPGE, encoded by the coding sequence ATGCAAACGAGCGGGGGTCACTACCGCATATTCATCAACCAGCAGAGGAAGATATGCTATGCAAGGGTTAGCTCAGGGAAGCAAAAATCTTCCATTGCTACGCAAAGGCGACGCTTGCTCGAAAGGCATCCTGACGCAGAATTTATCAGTGACATTGCCAGTGCTTTCAACTTTAAACGAAAAGGACTGCAAACCATTCTGGAATCAGCGATGTGCGACCATCCAACCCACATTGTGGTTACCACAAAAGGCAGGCTCGCACGATCAGGATTCGAACTTATCAAGTGGCTCGTTGAATTATCAGGAGGACAAATCGAAGTTTTGGATGACTCGAATGGTTCCGGTGAAGCCTTTGATACCCATGAGCTTATCGGTTTCATTACCTCGTTCTGCAACAACCACTACGGACAGCGTTCCGCTAAAAGGCGCAAAGATCGTAGCATCAAAAAGGATCAGAATTTACCCGGAGAATGA
- a CDS encoding OmpA family protein: protein MEQIFGQRKEASENGEHWLTISDLMAGLMMVFLFIAIVFMLHTQKENEKIKSVAVAYQENQVAIYDALMDEFRDDLPEWGAEIHQETLAFNFESPEVLFDNGKITLKPGFKTILNDFFPRYLAVLKPYRSSLDEVRIEGHTSSNWNANSTEKEAYFRNMSLSQGRTRSVLYYLYGLVPDETSWIKRNIAAVGFSSSRIVLNDNGQEDAERSRRVSFRAITNADIQIKRILEAES, encoded by the coding sequence GGACAAAGGAAAGAGGCCAGTGAGAACGGTGAGCACTGGCTGACCATCTCTGATCTGATGGCGGGCCTGATGATGGTGTTCCTGTTTATCGCCATTGTCTTTATGCTCCACACCCAGAAAGAAAATGAAAAAATTAAAAGTGTCGCTGTCGCCTATCAGGAAAATCAGGTGGCGATCTATGATGCCCTGATGGATGAATTCCGGGATGACCTGCCCGAATGGGGTGCCGAGATTCATCAGGAAACTCTGGCTTTTAACTTCGAGTCCCCTGAAGTGCTGTTTGATAATGGCAAGATAACCCTGAAGCCGGGTTTCAAGACGATACTGAACGATTTTTTCCCAAGGTATCTGGCGGTGCTGAAGCCCTACAGAAGCTCACTGGATGAGGTCAGGATTGAAGGTCACACCAGCAGCAACTGGAATGCCAACAGCACAGAGAAAGAAGCTTACTTCAGGAATATGTCCCTTTCCCAGGGGCGAACCCGGTCGGTGCTTTATTATCTCTACGGTCTGGTGCCTGATGAAACTAGCTGGATCAAGCGGAATATTGCGGCTGTCGGGTTCTCTTCTTCCCGAATCGTGCTGAACGACAACGGACAGGAAGACGCTGAACGTTCAAGACGTGTTTCTTTCCGGGCCATCACCAATGCGGACATTCAGATCAAACGCATTCTGGAGGCTGAGTCTTGA
- a CDS encoding RNA-guided endonuclease InsQ/TnpB family protein, giving the protein MSLSVSLPRSATTTTDSVPLKGAKIVASKRIRIYPENEPAYRDALALYRRSYNLAVERFRNDKYKDENGKFINMRPSIKAQVEKEQKDNGRAYNSIISDNGTLAAATTFKSVCSKNKKLKGASGGFSEISFKSRKGSRHSFSIDRLPKGLNPCVNALGRIHLTEEVPAEAIGKSCVITCDKGRWFIQVQQHIELNADIQGAVKCVGIDPGVRTFATCFSDKEALIAGNDFAKKKLFPLMKRVDNLIGQKQKILNTQKGIKFPDMPQWAQDRIVNFDKEINRLKCKKDDIILDLHNRLAFELVSNYDVIFLPSFETRGMVTRKDKKVRTIRRNTCRQMLDLNHYGFKVRLKWYARKYGKHVVDCNEAYTSKTRSWDGSIDDRLGSSKVIKGNGFTVDRDINGARNVLLKNLTRQLEP; this is encoded by the coding sequence ATGAGCTTATCGGTTTCATTACCTCGTTCTGCAACAACCACTACGGACAGCGTTCCGCTAAAAGGCGCAAAGATCGTAGCATCAAAAAGGATCAGAATTTACCCGGAGAATGAACCGGCCTACAGGGATGCACTTGCTCTTTACAGGCGTTCTTACAACCTGGCTGTAGAGCGGTTCCGCAATGACAAATACAAGGACGAAAATGGTAAATTTATTAATATGCGCCCGTCGATAAAGGCTCAGGTGGAGAAGGAGCAAAAAGACAATGGACGGGCTTATAACTCTATTATTTCAGATAATGGAACACTAGCGGCAGCGACAACATTCAAGTCTGTTTGCAGTAAAAACAAAAAACTCAAAGGGGCAAGTGGAGGTTTCTCAGAAATAAGTTTTAAGAGCCGTAAAGGAAGCAGGCACTCATTCTCTATTGATAGACTGCCAAAGGGATTGAACCCTTGCGTTAATGCGTTGGGCAGAATCCATCTAACGGAAGAAGTGCCTGCCGAAGCCATTGGTAAATCATGCGTTATTACCTGTGACAAAGGGCGCTGGTTCATTCAGGTTCAACAGCACATAGAACTCAATGCCGATATCCAAGGCGCAGTGAAGTGTGTTGGGATAGACCCCGGAGTGCGAACTTTTGCTACCTGTTTCAGCGATAAAGAGGCTTTAATTGCAGGAAATGACTTTGCCAAAAAAAAGTTGTTCCCGCTTATGAAACGAGTTGACAATCTCATTGGGCAAAAACAAAAGATTCTGAACACCCAAAAAGGCATTAAGTTTCCTGACATGCCTCAGTGGGCGCAGGATCGTATTGTCAACTTTGACAAAGAGATTAACCGCCTCAAGTGCAAGAAAGATGACATTATTCTGGACTTGCATAACCGACTGGCGTTCGAGCTTGTATCCAATTATGACGTTATCTTTCTGCCGTCTTTCGAGACGAGGGGTATGGTCACACGAAAAGACAAAAAGGTGCGTACCATACGCCGGAATACCTGCCGCCAGATGCTAGATCTCAATCATTACGGGTTTAAGGTGCGTTTGAAGTGGTACGCCAGAAAGTACGGAAAGCACGTTGTGGATTGCAATGAAGCGTACACGTCAAAGACCCGCTCATGGGATGGCAGTATTGATGATCGGCTTGGTTCATCAAAAGTTATAAAAGGCAATGGTTTCACCGTTGACAGAGACATCAACGGTGCGAGAAACGTCCTTCTTAAAAATCTAACAAGGCAGCTTGAGCCTTAA